The proteins below are encoded in one region of Aspergillus nidulans FGSC A4 chromosome III:
- a CDS encoding lactate 2-monooxygenase (transcript_id=CADANIAT00006323) — translation MSQNYGEYQQEIYGQGALMGLKPNVSTDARLLEEQARKALSDIAYNYVAGGAGEKATMDSNRLAFRQWKLIPKMLRKMDKQDISVNLFGQDYPTPLIMAPVGVQGLFHPDKETGLAEVCAETGVPYTLSTASTSSIEEVANASGDGKRWFQLYWPGDDDITLSLVKRAKENGYSVLVVTLDTWSLSWRPADLDNAYIPFIRGIGNQVGFSDPVFRAKFEKESGSKVEDDIVGASRAWISKVLSTTPHVWDEVSFLRKHWDGPLVLKGIQHVEDAKLALEAGCDGIVVSNHGGRQVDGAIASLEVLPEIVDAVGDKLTVLFDSGIRTGADIIKALCLGAKGVLVGRPVIYGLSIDGKNGAKAVIKGLQADLWQSMSLSGICTVAECTRDKIRKIQYPGDTKAML, via the exons ATGTCACAGAACTACGGAGAGTACCAGCAAGAGATTTACGGGCAAGGCGCCTTGATGGGCCTGAAGCCAAATGTCAGCACCGACGCCCGTTTACTCGAGGAGCAGGCCCGAAAGGCTTTAAGTGACATCGCGTATAATTATGTCGccggaggagctggagagaaggCTACGATGGACAGTAATCGTCTGGCATTTCGCCAATGGAAGCT AATTCCCAAGATGCTGAGGAAG ATGGATAAGCAGGACATCAGTGTAAATCTCTTTGGGCAAGATTACCCGACGCCCCTTATTATGGCGCCTGTGGGTGTCCAAGGGCTATTCCACCCGGACAAGGAGACAGGTTTGGCCGAGGTATGCGCTGAGACCGGTGTACCGTATACTCTAAGCACTGCGAGCACCAGCTCTATTGAAGAAGTTGCGAACGCGAGCGGAGACGGCAAGAGGTGGTTTCAGCTCTATTGGcccggcgacgacgatatcACCCTTTCACTGGTGAAACGGGCAAAAGAAAACGGATATTCTGTCCTGGTGGTCACACTAGACACCTGGTCTCTGTCCTGGAGGCCGGCAGACCTCGATAATGCTTACATCCCGTTCATCCGCGGAATCGGCAACCAGGTCGGCTTCTCAGATCCAGTATTCCGCGCCAAGTTCGAAAAGGAAAGCGGTTCAAAAGTCGAAGACGATATCGTTGGAGCATCTAGGGCATGGATCAGCAAGGTTCTATCCACTACGCCTCATGTCTGGGACGAGGTTTCCTTCTTGCGGAAACACTGGGATGGTCCGCTCGTGCTCAAGGGCATCCAACATGTGGAAGATGCGAAGCTTGCGCTTGAAGCTGGCTGTGATGGTATCGTAGTTTCCAACCACGGAG GTCGTCAAGTTGATGGAGCTATTGCGTCGTTGGAGGTGCTTCCGGAGATAGTTGACGCGGTCGGAGATAAGTTGACTGTACTCTTCGATTCTGGGATTCGAACAGGTGCCGACATTATCAAGGCTCTATGTCTGGGAGCCAAGGGTGTCTTGGTTGGCAGGCCGGTGATTTATGGCTTGTCAATTGATGGCAAGAATGGCGCCAAAGCCGTCATCAAGGGACTCCAGGCCGATCTGTGGCAGAGCATGTCATTATCAGGAATCTGCACAGTGGCAGAGTGCACCAGGGACAAAATCCGCAAAATCCAGTATCCTGGCGACACGAAAGCCATGCTGTGA